The Ananas comosus cultivar F153 linkage group 7, ASM154086v1, whole genome shotgun sequence genome has a window encoding:
- the LOC109713108 gene encoding probable calcium-binding protein CML7, whose product MGKDLSDEQVASMREAFSLFDTDGDGRIAPSELGILMRSLGGNPTQAQLKEIAAAENLTAPFDFPRFLELMRAHLRPEPFDRPLRDAFRVLDKDGTGVVAVADLRHVLTSIGEKLDPAEFDEWIREVDVAPNGTIRYEEFIQRMTAK is encoded by the coding sequence ATGGGGAAGGATCTGAGCGACGAGCAGGTGGCGTCGATGCGGGAGGCGTTCTCGCTGTTCGACACGGACGGCGACGGGCGGATCGCTCCGTCGGAGCTGGGGATCCTGATGCGGTCGCTGGGCGGCAACCCGACGCAGGCGCAGCTGAAAGAGATCGCGGCGGCAGAGAACCTGACGGCGCCCTTCGACTTCCCCCGCTTCCTGGAGCTGATGCGCGCCCACCTCCGGCCGGAGCCCTTCGACCGCCCCCTCCGCGACGCCTTCCGCGTCCTCGACAAGGACGGCACcggcgtcgtcgccgtcgccgacctCCGCCATGTCCTCACCAGCATCGGCGAGAAGCTCGACCCCGCCGAGTTCGACGAGTGGATCCGCGAGGTCGACGTCGCCCCCAATGGCACCATCCGCTACGAGGAGTTCATCCAGCGCATGACCGCcaagtga